One genomic segment of Penaeus chinensis breed Huanghai No. 1 chromosome 13, ASM1920278v2, whole genome shotgun sequence includes these proteins:
- the LOC125031666 gene encoding craniofacial development protein 2-like, with translation MKSGDLWMIYSGGQETQRGVALLLNKQSSQAVVEVDCISDRLMGVRLCGTPVDLVVMVVYMPTSNHTDVEVEELYDKIEGKLSTCRGKDYVVVLDMNATVGEEKILNVVGNNGLGTRNIKGEMLVDFCVRNKLSITNTLFKNNNRRRYTWKAQGDIRRLQWFTSSSDKGADASDHNLVIMKVGLKLKKVAKAKLILKWDREQLKTEKAEEYVNATNNELAKNTEKAITANNRWGRLRNAMMKRAENTIGNVKTKRIKKPWVNEEMLVKMDERRKWKNANTEVGRGKYRKLNNELRRTTDRAREQWWEEERGEIERLDGMGRSDRVYQRVKKLTSDKRSNNAQRGIKSKDGELLTDPHDINKRWKEYIEMLYNKDGRPTELFVEEESEVDKYEIGPDLM, from the exons ATGAAGAGTGGTGACCTTTGGATGATATATTCGGGGGGACAAGAGACACAACGTGGTGTAGCGTTGCTACTTAACAAGCAGTCCAGCCAAGCGGTAGTGGAGGTTGATTGCATCAGTGACAGGTTGATGGGTGTGCGGCTGTGTGGAACACCAGTAGATCTAGTGGTGATGGTTGTATACATGCCAACCAGCAATCATAcagatgtggaggtggaggaattgTATGACAAAATTGAGGGAAAATTATCTACATGTAGAGGTAAAGATTACGTAGTGGTACTTGATATGAACGCAACTGTTGGAGAAGAAAAGATCTTGAACGTGGTCGGAAATAATGGACTGGGGACAAGAAATATCAAGGGTGAGATGCTAGTAGACTTTTGTGTGAGAAACAAGCTGTCGATAACAAACACATTgttcaagaacaacaacagaagaagatacACTTGGAAAGCTCAAGGAGACATAAGGAGATTGCAGTGGTTTACATCATCGTCAGACAAAG GTGCAGATGCCTCAGATCACAATCTGGTGATTATGAAAGTCGGTCTCAAGCTGAAAAAGGTAGCCAAAGCAAAATTAATCTTAAAATGGGACAGAGAACAACTAAAGACGGAAAAAGCAGAGGAGTATGTGAATGCAACCAACAATGAACTGGCGAAAAACACCGAAAAAGCAATCACAGCAAACAATAGATGGGGAAGATTGCGGAACGCAATGATGAAAAGAGCAGAAAACACCATTGGTAATGTTAAaacgaaaagaataaagaagcctTGGGTGAATGAAGAAATGCTGGTAAAGATGGATGAGCGGAGAAAGTGGAAAAATGCCAACACCGAAGTGGGCAGGGGAAAATATCGGAAATTGAACAACGAACTGAGAAGAACAACGGACAGGGCAAGAGAACAGTGGTGGGAAGAAGAGCgtggagaaatagaaagactggATGGCATGGGAAGATCCGATCGAGTATACCAGAGAGTAAAGAAATTGACATCCGACAAGAGAAGTAACAATGctcaaagaggaataaaaagtaaAGATGGAGAATTACTAACGGACCCGCACGACATCAATAAGAGGTGGAAGGAATATATAGAAATGCTGTACAACAAGGATGGAAGACCAACAGAATTGTTcgtagaagaagaatcagaagttgATAAGTACGAAATCGGACCAGACCTCATGTGA